Proteins encoded in a region of the Rutidosis leptorrhynchoides isolate AG116_Rl617_1_P2 chromosome 9, CSIRO_AGI_Rlap_v1, whole genome shotgun sequence genome:
- the LOC139868766 gene encoding uncharacterized protein gives MNIEDTNSSNNPLYLHQNDHPGLVLISRKLTGSDNYGNWKRSMMIALNAKNKLKILTCEYREPEKDSILRPLWERNNDMIISWILNTLTEEISNSLNCVSSAKDVWLELQEHYSQIDAHRVYQLANDVAQLKQNNSSIEAYYHKLKGFWDETDSLEAPYMYTCSCTCENGKQNGEREQRKRLFQFLMGLDDSYSNVRGQILLIQPLPTTAKAYGMIKHEEKQREGLLPKPNAPAVMSITSNTPRSYANNNHQKFTRPLVNTERRSTFKTGIKCSTCFREGHTSDECYKNIGYPIGHPLHGKFPQKSNNKGRAINSIFTDGVTSQAV, from the coding sequence ATGAACATTGAAGACACAAATTCATCGAATAATCCATTATATCTTCATCAAAACGATCATCCTGGTTTAGTTCTCATCTCAAGGAAGCTAACTGGTTCAGATAACTATGGCAACTGGAAGAGGTCCATGATGATTGCACTCAATGCCAAGAACAAGCTAAAGATACTCACATGTGAATACAGAGAACCAGAAAAAGATTCAATCCTAAGGCCACTTTGGGAGAGAAACAACGATATGATCATCTCCTGGATCTTGAACACACTAACAGAAGAAATAAGTAATAGCTTAAATTGTGTAAGTTCTGCAAAGGATGTATGGCTTGAATTGCAAGAACATTACTCACAAATTGATGCACATAGGGTGTATCAGCTAGCCAATGATGTTGCACAGCTAAAGCAGAACAACAGTTCAATTGAAGCTTATTATCACAAACTCAAAGGGTTTTGGGATGAAACAGACTCACTGGAAGCACCATACATGTACACTTGCTCATGCACATGTGAGAATGGTAAACAAAATGGAGAAAGGGAACAAAGAAAAAGGTTATTTCAATTCCTAATGGGACTTGATGACAGCTACTCAAATGTTAGAGGGCAGATACTGCTCATACAACCACTTCCTACCACAGCCAAAGCATATGGCATGATTAAACACGAAGAAAAGCAGAGAGAGGGTTTATTACCAAAGCCTAATGCACCTGCAGTCATGTCTATAACCAGCAACACACCAAGGTCATACGCAAACAACAATCATCAAAAGTTCACAAGACCACTTGTTAACACAGAAAGGAGATCAACCTTCAAGACTGGAATAAAGTGCAGCACCTGCTTCAGAGAAGGACATACAAGTGATGAATGTTACAAGAATATTGGCTATCCAATAGGGCATCCACTCCATGGAAAGTTTCCACAAAAGTCAAacaacaagggaagagcaatcaacAGCATCTTTACTGATGGGGTAACATCACAGgctgtgtga